One Deltaproteobacteria bacterium DNA segment encodes these proteins:
- a CDS encoding AMP-binding protein → MGKNFTCWPKGIFRALSYPEVPIFEIIRSSAKKWPNRNALIFAGMEMTYRELDQLSDRFAAALHALGVRKGDRVALYLPNSPQFAIAYYGLLKAGAVFVPVSLLLADREITFQLNDSGAETFIGIDLFYPVAKEALSKSPVKNIILTSLADCYPPVNAPVKLLSKSPFEEGIIDFTSLLRDYPAEAPDISFQVTEDLAHISYTGGTTGTPKGVMVTHFNGVVASCQLQYWFTGGDVTYEDGIFGIRREAGDSPEDHPVKPGREMSLVVPPWFHAMGTFAFLNMQLLAGATLVVMPRFDPQEFLEAIPKYRATIFGGAPQLFVPMVEHPVFKEIDMSDISLVASGAAPISPGLLEAMKAKIPGAVTEAYGLSEATVACSFGIAEREKHRMGSVGLPIQDTEIKIVDTEDFSKEMPTGEVGEICVHGPQVMKGYWNKPEETEQVLTKDGWLLTGDMGRFDEDGFLYIADRKKDMLIYKGYNIYPRDLEEVLNAHPSVAQSAVVGKRDDRFGDLPVAFVQLVPGAAATEDELMEYANSKLAKYKKIRLVKIIEQLPVSGVGKILKRELHPVVEELEINL, encoded by the coding sequence ATGGGGAAGAACTTCACCTGCTGGCCGAAAGGGATTTTTCGCGCGCTCAGTTACCCGGAAGTGCCGATCTTTGAGATCATCCGCTCTTCAGCGAAGAAATGGCCCAATCGCAATGCCCTGATCTTCGCGGGCATGGAAATGACCTACCGCGAACTGGATCAGCTGTCCGACCGGTTCGCGGCCGCCCTCCACGCACTGGGCGTACGCAAGGGAGACCGGGTGGCGCTGTACCTGCCGAACAGTCCGCAGTTCGCCATCGCCTACTACGGCCTGCTCAAGGCCGGCGCTGTCTTCGTACCGGTCAGCCTGTTGCTGGCGGACCGGGAGATCACCTTCCAGCTGAACGATTCAGGTGCCGAGACCTTTATCGGGATCGATCTTTTCTATCCCGTCGCCAAGGAAGCCCTGTCAAAGTCGCCCGTGAAAAACATTATCCTCACGAGCCTGGCGGACTGCTACCCGCCGGTGAACGCGCCGGTCAAGCTGCTCTCGAAATCACCCTTCGAGGAGGGGATCATCGATTTCACGTCCCTACTGCGCGACTATCCCGCCGAAGCACCTGACATATCATTTCAGGTCACGGAAGACCTGGCGCATATCTCCTACACGGGCGGAACCACGGGAACACCCAAAGGGGTCATGGTCACCCATTTCAACGGTGTCGTGGCATCCTGCCAGCTCCAGTACTGGTTCACGGGCGGTGATGTGACCTATGAGGACGGGATCTTCGGGATCAGGCGGGAAGCGGGTGATTCCCCGGAGGACCACCCCGTCAAGCCGGGCCGTGAAATGTCCCTGGTCGTACCGCCCTGGTTTCATGCCATGGGAACCTTCGCCTTTCTGAACATGCAGCTCCTCGCGGGAGCCACCCTGGTGGTCATGCCCCGCTTCGATCCGCAGGAATTTCTCGAAGCGATCCCCAAGTACCGGGCGACCATATTCGGCGGCGCGCCGCAGCTCTTTGTCCCCATGGTCGAGCACCCGGTGTTCAAGGAGATCGACATGTCCGACATCAGCCTTGTCGCGTCCGGGGCCGCCCCGATCTCACCGGGGCTTCTGGAAGCCATGAAGGCGAAGATCCCCGGCGCCGTCACGGAGGCATACGGCCTTTCGGAGGCCACCGTTGCCTGTTCGTTCGGCATCGCAGAACGGGAAAAACACCGCATGGGTTCCGTGGGGCTGCCCATACAGGACACAGAGATCAAGATCGTGGACACCGAGGATTTTTCAAAGGAAATGCCCACGGGCGAAGTGGGCGAGATCTGCGTCCACGGCCCCCAGGTGATGAAGGGATACTGGAATAAACCGGAAGAGACCGAACAGGTCCTGACAAAGGACGGCTGGCTTCTCACCGGCGACATGGGCAGGTTCGATGAGGACGGGTTCCTCTATATCGCCGACCGGAAAAAGGACATGCTCATTTACAAGGGATATAATATCTACCCACGCGACCTGGAGGAGGTGCTGAACGCGCATCCCTCCGTGGCCCAGTCCGCCGTGGTCGGGAAACGCGACGACCGGTTCGGTGACCTTCCCGTCGCCTTCGTGCAGCTGGTCCCGGGCGCAGCGGCGACGGAAGATGAACTCATGGAGTATGCCAACTCGAAACTGGCGAAATACAAGAAGATCAGGCTCGTCAAGATCATCGAACAATTGCCGGTGAGCGGCGTGGGGAAGATACTCAAGCGGGAGCTGCACCCGGTGGTGGAGGAGCTCGAGATCAATCTATGA
- a CDS encoding flavodoxin family protein: MKTVLAFNGSPRGAKGNTEKILQPFLEGMRDAGASVETLYLKDLDIKECRGCYNCHMKTPGRCIMSDDMDWIGERIKAADVLVFATPLYVFTVSALMKLLMDRFIIFGDLKLSYTDGLTGHPPRDPDKKWEWVLISNAGFPEREHFTALELTFEKFAWAFGGGTHASVAARILKGMGEILTVKKLLPQFEWFFQACRQAGREVAEQGRIAPETQEILDRPFIDLPVEQLVSILNQNIDKAQKLIMGKG; the protein is encoded by the coding sequence GTGAAGACGGTACTGGCATTTAACGGAAGTCCGCGGGGAGCAAAGGGCAACACGGAAAAGATCCTTCAGCCCTTCCTTGAAGGAATGCGCGACGCGGGTGCGTCGGTGGAGACGTTGTACCTGAAGGACCTTGACATCAAGGAGTGCCGCGGGTGTTACAACTGCCACATGAAAACGCCGGGCCGATGCATCATGAGTGATGACATGGACTGGATCGGAGAGCGGATCAAGGCAGCCGACGTCCTTGTCTTCGCGACACCGCTCTATGTCTTTACCGTCAGCGCCCTGATGAAGCTGCTCATGGACCGGTTCATCATTTTCGGAGACCTCAAGCTCTCCTATACGGACGGCCTGACGGGCCATCCGCCCCGCGATCCCGACAAGAAATGGGAGTGGGTGCTTATTTCCAATGCCGGTTTTCCCGAACGGGAACATTTCACCGCTCTGGAGCTGACCTTTGAAAAGTTCGCCTGGGCCTTCGGTGGGGGAACGCACGCGTCCGTCGCCGCGCGGATACTGAAGGGAATGGGAGAAATTCTGACCGTCAAAAAACTGCTGCCTCAATTCGAGTGGTTTTTCCAGGCATGCAGGCAGGCAGGCCGCGAGGTCGCCGAACAGGGAAGGATCGCCCCGGAAACCCAGGAGATCCTTGACCGGCCGTTCATCGATCTCCCCGTCGAACAACTCGTCTCGATCCTCAATCAGAACATCGATAAGGCGCAGAAGCTCATCATGGGAAAAGGCTGA
- a CDS encoding long-chain fatty acid--CoA ligase — MAFERFWHKSYVPGVPYEADIEKITMAEVLERNAKRFPSVNTLNFMGKKITYREFNSLVNRFANALIGLGVKKGDMVAMLLPNIPQMVIANYATYKIGGVTVMNNPLYTERELEYQLNDSDSTTLITLDLLLPRALSLKGKTKIERIITCHINDFLPFPAKQLFPFVKKDMFRKVEPQAGVYEFTELIKQYPDSTVKIQAEWDGLAALVYTGGTTGVSKGVMLTHANCSSNVQQLRYWIHDLEDGKDSLLYIFPVFHTAGYLCQNFCVWTGLTNVLIPRPEPKALADMISKYKPTYIGGVPTIYVGMLKEPKFKNQDVTFIKGFFSGAAPLPVEIIRQLKDATGSTILEIYGQTETSPVATVTPWGGKIKVGTVGLPVCNTDIRIVGEDGKDMSIGESGEICFRGPQVMKGYYKKPKETAETIVDGWLHTGDVGVMDEEGYLSIVDRMKDMIIAGGYNIYPAEIDDVLYKHPKVFEACTIGVPHEYRGETVKCYIVLKPGETADAEEIIRHCKDNLGAYKVPKDIEFIDELPKSAVGKILRREVRDLDKKRKGASAA; from the coding sequence ATGGCATTCGAACGGTTCTGGCACAAGTCCTATGTGCCCGGTGTGCCCTATGAGGCGGACATTGAGAAGATCACCATGGCCGAGGTGCTCGAAAGGAACGCGAAGCGGTTCCCGTCGGTCAATACCCTGAACTTTATGGGTAAAAAGATCACGTACCGTGAATTCAATTCCCTGGTCAACCGGTTTGCCAATGCGCTCATCGGTCTGGGAGTGAAAAAAGGGGACATGGTGGCCATGCTCCTTCCCAATATTCCTCAGATGGTGATCGCGAATTATGCAACATACAAGATCGGCGGCGTCACCGTCATGAACAACCCCCTGTACACGGAACGGGAGCTTGAATACCAACTGAACGATTCCGATTCCACGACGCTGATCACCCTCGATCTTCTGCTGCCGCGGGCGCTTTCTTTGAAGGGTAAGACGAAAATAGAACGGATCATCACCTGCCACATTAACGATTTTCTCCCCTTTCCGGCGAAGCAGCTCTTCCCCTTCGTCAAAAAGGACATGTTCAGGAAGGTCGAACCCCAGGCCGGGGTATATGAATTCACGGAACTCATCAAACAATACCCTGACAGTACGGTGAAGATACAGGCTGAATGGGACGGTCTTGCCGCCCTCGTCTATACGGGGGGCACGACCGGCGTCAGCAAGGGGGTGATGCTGACCCATGCTAACTGCTCGAGCAACGTCCAGCAGTTGCGATACTGGATCCACGATCTCGAAGACGGGAAGGACAGCCTTCTGTACATCTTCCCCGTCTTTCACACGGCGGGATACCTCTGTCAGAACTTCTGCGTCTGGACGGGACTGACGAACGTGCTGATTCCCCGGCCGGAACCCAAGGCGCTGGCCGACATGATCAGCAAGTACAAGCCCACGTACATCGGCGGTGTTCCCACCATCTACGTGGGTATGCTGAAAGAGCCGAAGTTCAAGAATCAGGACGTGACCTTCATCAAGGGGTTTTTCTCCGGTGCGGCGCCCCTGCCCGTTGAGATCATCAGGCAGTTGAAGGATGCGACGGGTTCGACCATTCTCGAGATATACGGCCAGACGGAAACGAGCCCCGTGGCGACGGTGACCCCCTGGGGCGGCAAGATCAAGGTGGGGACCGTGGGCCTGCCCGTGTGCAACACCGATATCCGGATCGTCGGAGAGGACGGAAAGGATATGTCCATCGGGGAAAGCGGCGAGATCTGTTTCCGGGGCCCCCAGGTCATGAAAGGCTATTACAAGAAGCCGAAGGAAACGGCGGAGACGATCGTGGACGGGTGGCTTCATACGGGTGATGTGGGTGTCATGGATGAAGAGGGGTACCTGTCAATCGTCGATCGCATGAAGGACATGATCATCGCCGGCGGCTACAATATCTACCCCGCGGAGATCGACGATGTTCTCTACAAACATCCCAAGGTGTTCGAGGCCTGTACTATCGGTGTTCCCCATGAGTACCGGGGTGAGACGGTCAAATGCTATATCGTCCTCAAGCCCGGGGAGACGGCCGATGCCGAGGAAATCATCCGGCATTGCAAGGATAACCTCGGGGCCTACAAGGTTCCCAAGGACATAGAGTTCATCGATGAACTGCCCAAGAGCGCCGTGGGAAAGATCCTGCGACGTGAAGTGAGGGATCTGGATAAAAAGAGGAAAGGGGCCTCCGCCGCCTGA
- a CDS encoding long-chain fatty acid--CoA ligase, translating into MAFNRIWHGAYVTGIPPELEFEQLTISEFLSRNAGKYPSKTALIFMGKRISFRELDTLSNRFAHALRAIGVGAGDRVALLLPNVPQITIAYFGIWRAGATAVPVNPLYSDREIEHQLNMSGASVLITLDLLAERMLALKTKTRLKTIITAHINDYLPFPVKQLFPFVKKGMYAPYRKRPGYYQFMDLMRGSSRTDAPAHPKLDDLAIIPYTGGTTGVSKGAIISHRNISSIVQIVGAWLFDMEEGKESEIALFPFFHMAGFLLVMCICLYRAWEIILVPRPEPEIALDMALKYKPSIFLAVPTIYTGILNLPAFKTADLSFIRAFFSGAAPLPVETIGALKGVSDAKIGVIEGYGMTESTGITHMTPWRGLHKPGSVGVALPNTDMRIVDLETGERELAPGEEGEIVFRGPQMCAGYYNMPEETDTALRNGWFHTGDIGKLDEDGFLYIVDRTKDMIIAGGYNIYPREIDEILYEHPRVLEACTVGVPHEYRGETVKAFVVVKPGETLTAEELDAFCRERLAAFKAPKLYEFVDELPKSAVGKILRKELREQELKKRP; encoded by the coding sequence ATGGCATTCAACAGGATATGGCATGGGGCCTATGTCACCGGAATCCCGCCGGAACTGGAATTTGAGCAACTCACCATATCGGAGTTCCTGAGCCGAAACGCCGGGAAGTATCCCTCAAAGACAGCCCTGATATTTATGGGAAAGCGGATATCGTTCCGCGAACTTGATACCCTGTCGAACCGTTTCGCCCACGCCCTTCGCGCCATCGGTGTCGGTGCGGGGGACCGGGTGGCCCTGCTCCTGCCGAACGTGCCCCAGATCACCATTGCTTATTTCGGCATATGGCGGGCGGGCGCGACGGCGGTTCCCGTCAATCCTCTCTACTCGGATCGTGAAATAGAACACCAGTTGAACATGTCCGGCGCGTCGGTCCTGATCACTCTGGACCTGCTGGCGGAACGGATGCTGGCGCTCAAGACGAAAACACGGCTGAAGACGATCATAACGGCACACATCAACGACTATCTTCCTTTTCCCGTCAAGCAGCTGTTTCCCTTCGTCAAGAAGGGAATGTACGCGCCCTACAGGAAACGTCCGGGATACTACCAGTTCATGGATCTGATGCGGGGAAGTTCACGCACCGACGCACCGGCACACCCGAAGCTTGACGATCTCGCGATCATTCCTTACACGGGCGGTACCACCGGGGTATCAAAGGGAGCGATCATTTCACATCGCAATATCTCATCGATCGTGCAGATCGTCGGGGCCTGGCTCTTTGACATGGAGGAGGGCAAGGAAAGCGAGATAGCCCTGTTCCCCTTCTTTCACATGGCCGGGTTCCTGCTCGTCATGTGCATCTGCCTGTACCGGGCCTGGGAGATCATACTGGTTCCCCGGCCCGAGCCGGAGATCGCGCTGGACATGGCGCTCAAGTACAAACCCTCCATATTCCTGGCCGTTCCCACCATCTATACGGGCATACTGAATCTCCCGGCCTTCAAGACGGCGGACCTGTCCTTTATCAGGGCCTTCTTTTCCGGTGCGGCGCCCCTGCCCGTTGAAACCATCGGGGCCCTCAAGGGAGTTTCCGATGCGAAGATCGGCGTTATCGAGGGGTACGGAATGACGGAATCGACGGGCATCACCCACATGACGCCCTGGCGGGGACTTCACAAGCCGGGAAGCGTCGGCGTCGCCCTGCCCAACACGGACATGCGGATCGTCGATCTGGAAACGGGAGAACGGGAACTGGCCCCCGGTGAAGAGGGTGAGATCGTTTTCAGGGGTCCTCAGATGTGCGCCGGCTATTACAATATGCCCGAGGAAACCGACACCGCTCTCAGGAACGGATGGTTTCACACGGGTGATATCGGAAAGCTCGATGAAGACGGTTTTCTCTATATCGTGGATCGGACAAAGGACATGATCATCGCCGGCGGATACAATATCTATCCCCGGGAGATCGATGAAATACTCTATGAGCATCCTCGCGTTCTCGAGGCCTGCACCGTCGGCGTTCCCCATGAATACCGGGGTGAGACGGTAAAGGCCTTTGTGGTGGTGAAACCGGGGGAGACCCTGACCGCCGAAGAACTGGATGCCTTCTGCAGGGAACGGCTTGCCGCCTTCAAGGCCCCGAAACTCTATGAATTTGTTGATGAACTTCCGAAATCCGCCGTCGGGAAGATACTCAGAAAGGAATTGCGGGAACAGGAGCTCAAAAAACGCCCCTGA
- a CDS encoding enoyl-CoA hydratase/isomerase family protein — MKCRYDVDEKGIAILKIDNPPLNAIDEDVLNDLERSLRDIADDPAVKVVIITGEGMAFIAGADIKKMQEINTASEAESMAERGQSILNLIEHSQKPVIAAINGLALGGGTELALACHIRIGAQSAQMGLPEVRLGILPGFGGTQRSARLLGSAKAMELMLTGAFIGMAEAEKIGLVNAVVPDASLLEEAGKLAGKIASKGQLAVRAIVTAVVEGLKMPLAEGLKMERTLLGRLAESADKKEGVAAFIEKRKPVFMDR, encoded by the coding sequence ATGAAATGCCGGTATGATGTAGATGAAAAAGGTATTGCGATCCTCAAGATCGATAACCCTCCCTTAAATGCCATTGATGAAGATGTTCTCAATGATCTGGAAAGATCACTGCGTGACATCGCGGACGACCCGGCGGTCAAGGTGGTGATCATCACCGGTGAAGGCATGGCGTTCATCGCCGGTGCCGATATCAAGAAAATGCAGGAGATCAATACGGCATCAGAAGCCGAATCTATGGCGGAGCGGGGCCAGTCAATTCTCAATTTGATCGAACATTCGCAGAAACCTGTCATTGCCGCAATCAACGGTCTGGCCCTTGGTGGTGGAACTGAACTGGCCCTCGCCTGCCATATCAGGATCGGTGCTCAATCGGCGCAAATGGGGCTGCCCGAGGTACGGCTCGGGATCCTGCCCGGATTCGGCGGCACCCAGAGAAGCGCGCGGCTTCTCGGTTCCGCGAAAGCGATGGAGCTGATGCTGACCGGCGCATTCATAGGCATGGCCGAAGCAGAAAAGATCGGCCTGGTAAACGCTGTTGTTCCCGATGCATCACTTCTTGAAGAAGCGGGAAAGCTCGCCGGCAAGATCGCCTCAAAGGGCCAACTGGCCGTGCGTGCGATCGTCACGGCCGTCGTCGAGGGTCTGAAGATGCCCCTTGCCGAGGGCTTGAAGATGGAGCGGACGCTTCTTGGAAGGCTGGCCGAGAGTGCCGACAAGAAGGAGGGGGTCGCCGCCTTCATTGAAAAGCGTAAGCCGGTCTTCATGGACCGATAG
- a CDS encoding acyl-CoA dehydrogenase family protein → MAQSNAAARLYFNEDHQMLRNTVYDFVKNEINPCMDLWEERTVPLHELFKKMGDLGLLGIRYDEQYGGQGLDYWFETAFLEELGHIHGFGVPTAIAVQTNMATPAIAQFGSDYLKDRFLRGAVAGDLVAAIAVTEPDAGSDVAALKTRAVKDGDSYVINGSKTFITNGTQADFLTLLARTSDERGHHCFSLFVIPTDLPGFHVSKKLDKMGLRSSDTAELFFDNLRVPGEHLVGEEGEGFIYQMQQFQHERFSALPFLYVAAGDIIAMTVDYLRQRIVFGKPLIVRQVLRHRLVDWLTEIEALRQLTYHVVRMKMEGIDVTREVSMGKLIAGQLISRVADGCLQMYGGMGFMNETLVSRYYKDARLMSIGGGADEIMREILARMEGL, encoded by the coding sequence ATGGCACAATCAAATGCAGCAGCACGGCTCTATTTCAATGAGGATCACCAGATGCTTCGGAACACCGTATATGACTTCGTGAAAAATGAGATAAACCCCTGTATGGACCTGTGGGAAGAGCGCACGGTCCCGCTCCATGAGCTGTTCAAAAAAATGGGAGATCTCGGACTGCTGGGCATCCGCTATGATGAACAGTATGGAGGTCAGGGTCTTGATTACTGGTTCGAAACGGCCTTTCTGGAGGAACTGGGACATATTCACGGATTCGGCGTGCCCACGGCCATAGCGGTTCAGACGAACATGGCGACACCCGCCATCGCCCAGTTCGGCAGTGACTATCTGAAGGACAGGTTCCTTCGAGGGGCCGTCGCCGGCGACCTCGTGGCGGCCATCGCGGTGACGGAGCCCGATGCCGGGTCCGATGTTGCCGCGCTCAAGACGCGGGCGGTCAAAGATGGAGATTCCTATGTGATAAATGGTTCAAAGACATTCATAACGAACGGCACGCAGGCGGATTTTCTGACTCTTCTGGCACGGACAAGCGATGAACGGGGCCATCATTGTTTCAGTCTCTTTGTAATTCCCACCGATCTTCCCGGGTTTCATGTCAGCAAGAAGCTCGATAAGATGGGTCTCAGGAGCAGCGATACGGCCGAACTGTTCTTCGACAACCTCCGCGTTCCCGGAGAGCATCTCGTAGGAGAAGAGGGAGAGGGATTCATCTATCAGATGCAGCAGTTTCAGCATGAGCGGTTTTCAGCCCTTCCCTTCCTTTATGTGGCCGCCGGGGACATCATCGCCATGACCGTCGATTACCTGAGACAGCGGATCGTGTTCGGGAAACCCCTGATCGTCCGGCAGGTCCTGAGACACCGGCTGGTCGACTGGCTGACGGAGATCGAGGCGCTTCGGCAGCTCACCTATCATGTCGTCAGGATGAAGATGGAGGGTATCGATGTGACCCGTGAGGTGTCCATGGGGAAGCTGATCGCCGGCCAGCTTATTTCGCGTGTCGCCGACGGATGCCTGCAGATGTACGGCGGCATGGGATTCATGAACGAAACCCTCGTGTCACGCTATTACAAGGACGCCCGTCTCATGTCGATAGGCGGCGGTGCCGATGAGATCATGAGAGAAATTCTCGCCCGGATGGAAGGACTGTAA
- a CDS encoding 3-keto-5-aminohexanoate cleavage protein, whose translation MKQEDYVWDYRDPYAWMERVRGHNFPPMMITCAVTGGVQGKEMNENLPESVEEQADAVYEAYQAGAVSVHLHARDPQNLSMTTNNPEHYSRLNTLIRERCPDIIINNTTGGGPWLSTEERMCCLFADPAPDMASLNLGPFMLKVPLKDRKEPLPNPRPGFLFDQCIPTSYSDVNLYAKTMQEKGIKPEVELYHPGQYWVLLDLMREGTIDPPYMIQFVMGFQTSSFPTPANVLSLINELPPQSMFSLIGVGPFQIPMNVFSIMMGGHVRVGMEDNLYFRKGEKLQSNAQLVARIKGIAEEMNRTVATVAQAREMLGLPQKP comes from the coding sequence ATGAAACAGGAAGATTATGTGTGGGATTATCGCGATCCCTATGCGTGGATGGAGCGGGTCAGAGGGCACAATTTCCCGCCCATGATGATCACCTGCGCGGTCACCGGCGGTGTTCAGGGCAAGGAAATGAACGAAAACCTTCCCGAAAGCGTCGAGGAACAGGCGGATGCCGTTTACGAGGCCTACCAGGCCGGGGCGGTGTCTGTTCACCTGCACGCAAGAGATCCGCAAAATCTCTCCATGACCACGAACAATCCGGAACACTATTCACGGCTGAACACTCTCATTCGCGAACGTTGTCCGGACATCATCATCAATAACACAACCGGCGGCGGTCCCTGGCTTTCCACGGAAGAGCGCATGTGCTGCCTCTTCGCCGACCCGGCTCCGGACATGGCCAGTTTGAACCTGGGACCATTCATGCTCAAGGTCCCTCTGAAAGACCGGAAAGAACCCCTGCCGAATCCACGGCCCGGATTTCTTTTCGATCAGTGCATACCGACGAGCTACAGCGACGTTAATCTGTATGCGAAAACAATGCAGGAAAAAGGCATCAAGCCGGAAGTGGAACTGTATCACCCCGGGCAGTACTGGGTCCTTCTCGATCTGATGCGTGAGGGCACGATCGATCCGCCCTACATGATCCAGTTCGTCATGGGGTTCCAGACATCTTCCTTCCCGACGCCGGCGAATGTCCTCTCCCTGATAAACGAATTGCCTCCCCAGTCGATGTTCTCCCTCATCGGCGTGGGACCATTCCAGATCCCCATGAACGTCTTCTCCATTATGATGGGAGGTCATGTGCGGGTCGGCATGGAGGATAACCTGTATTTCCGCAAGGGGGAAAAATTGCAATCCAACGCCCAGTTGGTGGCCCGCATCAAAGGGATAGCGGAAGAGATGAACAGGACGGTGGCAACTGTGGCCCAGGCCCGGGAAATGCTGGGGCTTCCCCAGAAACCGTAA
- a CDS encoding Zn-ribbon domain-containing OB-fold protein translates to MDVENMYYHGRINVPYKWYVGATGSRFLVGLRDGKEFWGITCPKCGKVYVPPLKTCPECFVPNEEWVRLADTGTVESFTVAHYSNGVSPSDIPYVLGLIKMDGADGSFLHYIGDADPADVKVGMRVKAVFADERTGNIMDIKHFAPVNE, encoded by the coding sequence ATGGATGTTGAAAACATGTACTATCACGGTCGTATCAACGTACCCTACAAGTGGTATGTCGGTGCCACAGGAAGCCGGTTCCTCGTCGGGCTGAGAGATGGAAAGGAATTCTGGGGTATCACGTGCCCGAAATGTGGAAAGGTATATGTGCCGCCACTGAAGACATGCCCGGAATGCTTCGTGCCGAACGAAGAGTGGGTACGGCTCGCGGATACGGGCACCGTTGAATCCTTCACGGTCGCCCATTACTCGAACGGTGTTTCTCCGTCGGACATCCCTTATGTCCTGGGTCTCATCAAGATGGACGGCGCCGACGGTTCATTTCTTCACTATATCGGAGATGCCGATCCCGCCGACGTGAAAGTGGGTATGCGGGTCAAGGCGGTCTTCGCCGATGAACGAACGGGGAACATCATGGATATCAAGCACTTCGCTCCGGTAAACGAATAA
- a CDS encoding thiolase family protein, translated as MEKVGIVGVGQTIYERRKTDTFAELVFEACTSALADAGIGIQDIDNVVTVSNDFWDGRTISSMAIQDAAGAWEKDVSTVEGDGIFGALYGMMRTLSGSFDTTLIVSHVKGSEGNMNLITNAMFDPIYQRHLGVDATTSAALQARAYMEKTGATEEDFARVSVKNHGNGVNNPFAQIRKKISLEDVLNSRKISEPLKLYDCSPISDGAAAIVLSNEKGLARFKKDPVWILGVGHCSDSYSLGYRDLTFPRALQAAAGKAFASAGIKNPLKELDVAEIADAYSYMELIWYEGFGFAAEGAGADLIRSGATAMDGALPVNPSGGLLSAHPVLVAGLARIVEATLQLRGEAGDRQVKGAKKALAHGINGPCGQSHGVFVLGA; from the coding sequence ATGGAAAAGGTAGGTATTGTCGGTGTTGGTCAGACCATATACGAACGACGGAAAACAGACACCTTCGCGGAGCTTGTATTCGAAGCCTGCACCAGCGCCCTCGCCGATGCGGGGATCGGAATACAGGATATCGATAACGTGGTAACCGTCTCAAATGATTTCTGGGACGGACGGACGATTTCATCCATGGCCATTCAGGATGCCGCGGGCGCATGGGAAAAGGACGTATCGACCGTCGAGGGGGACGGCATTTTCGGCGCTCTCTACGGAATGATGCGAACCCTCTCCGGTTCCTTCGACACGACGCTCATCGTGTCACACGTGAAGGGATCGGAGGGAAACATGAACCTCATCACGAACGCCATGTTCGATCCCATCTATCAGCGGCACCTGGGGGTGGACGCCACGACATCGGCGGCCCTGCAGGCCCGGGCGTACATGGAAAAAACGGGGGCGACGGAAGAGGACTTCGCCAGGGTGTCGGTGAAAAATCACGGAAACGGCGTGAACAACCCCTTCGCCCAGATCCGGAAAAAGATCAGTCTTGAGGACGTTTTGAATTCTCGCAAGATATCAGAACCATTGAAACTTTATGACTGTTCCCCCATATCCGACGGCGCCGCGGCCATTGTTCTTTCCAATGAGAAGGGGCTGGCGAGATTCAAGAAGGACCCGGTATGGATACTTGGCGTGGGGCATTGTTCCGATTCCTATTCCCTGGGATATCGCGACCTGACGTTTCCCCGGGCATTGCAGGCCGCGGCGGGCAAAGCATTTGCGTCGGCAGGGATCAAAAACCCCTTGAAGGAACTCGACGTGGCGGAAATCGCCGATGCCTATTCCTATATGGAACTCATCTGGTACGAGGGTTTCGGTTTCGCCGCCGAAGGCGCGGGAGCGGACCTGATCCGCTCGGGCGCGACCGCAATGGACGGGGCACTGCCCGTAAACCCCTCCGGCGGGCTTCTGTCCGCCCATCCCGTTCTGGTGGCCGGTCTGGCGCGCATCGTCGAGGCGACGCTTCAACTCCGGGGCGAGGCGGGTGACAGGCAGGTTAAGGGGGCGAAAAAAGCCCTTGCACACGGAATCAACGGCCCCTGCGGACAATCACACGGGGTCTTTGTGTTGGGAGCATAA